The following coding sequences are from one Heterodontus francisci isolate sHetFra1 unplaced genomic scaffold, sHetFra1.hap1 HAP1_SCAFFOLD_506, whole genome shotgun sequence window:
- the LOC137361313 gene encoding probable G-protein coupled receptor 139, translating into MGKPVILLMKDIYYPIVAALGVLVNLVTIIILSRRKCGLSKCISVYMVAMATADLLVLIINVILYRIFSYQFPLSFLSYTPVCRIIIYIGTVTFDLSVWFTVFFTFDRFVAVCFQKFKTRYCTARTAGVVITVFCFLSFIKNICFLFAYEPQQIVNKVQWGCRASVDFFSSPLGTAWIWFHSAWLVWLPFTLIVSFNCLTIGRILVANRTRRKLWSNRSENHSDSEMENRRKSIILLFTVSGSFLLLWLTAAVSFVSTRLTNTNNYRGDRTAPGYIATETGTCLKFLSCIQNPCIYAATQRKFREELKNVLKSPWAVILGLVRKCG; encoded by the exons ATGGGGAAACCAGTTATTCTGCTGATGAAAGACATTTACTACCCGATTGTCGCAGCCCTGGGTGTCCTTG TGAACTTGGTGACAATTATAATTCTCTCCCGAAGAAAGTGCggcctttccaaatgtatttctgtttatatggtggccatggcaacagcagatctcttGGTTCTGATCATCAACGTAATATTGTATCGTATTTTCAGCTATCAAtttccactttcattcctgtcttacactCCCGTGTGTAGGATTATTATATACATAGGTACCGTCACctttgatttgtctgtttggttcacagtctTCTTCACATTTGACCGTTTTGTTGCTGTCTGCTTCCAGAAGTTTAAAACAAGATATTGCACAGCAAGAACTGCAGGTGTGGTAATAACAGTGTTCTGTTTCTTGAGTTTTATCAAGAACATTTGCTTTTTATTTGCATACGAACCTCAGCAAATAGTTAACAAGGTGCAGTGGGGCTGTCGGGCAAGCGTGGATTTTTTTTCCTCACCACTCGGTACAGCGTGGATCTGGTTTCACAGCGCCTGGCTcgtttggcttccttttactttaattgtctcatttaattgtttaaccattggacgtattttagtggccaatagAACCCGCAGGAAACTCTGGAGCAACAGAAGTGAGAATCacagtgattcagaaatggagaaccgcaggaaatccattattttattgttcactgtGTCAGGCAGTTTTCTCCTGTTGTGGTTGACAGCTGCCGTGAGTTTCGTGTCGACCAGACTGACAAACACCAATAATTACCGAGGTGACCGCACAGCTCCTGGATATATCGCCACTGAAACCGGAACTTGCCTTAAGTTTTTGAGCTGTATTCAAAACCCATGCATTTATGCAGCGacccagaggaaattcagagaagagctgaagaatgtgttgaaatctcCCTGGGCAGTGATCCTGGGATTAGTTCGAAAATGCGGATAA